CAGAATGGAGACGGGAGCTGAGACGTTACAAAATGGCTTAAACTGGAAAAATTTGTGACACTGAATTCTGAACTGGCTGAGATATTGTCCCACTGAATTGTGAATTGGCTGAGATCTTGTGCCACTAAATTGTGAATTGGCTGAGATCTTGTCCCACTAAATTGTGAATTGACTGAGATCTTGTGCCAATAAATTCAGAATTGGCTGAGATCTAAAAATTGTGAATTGGCCTGTGCCACAAATTGTGAATCGGCTGAGATACTCCACTACAAATTGTGAATCAAGATATTGGATACCAAATTGTACTTATTAAGATCTTGGCCACTAAATTGTGAATTGGCTGACCGATATAAATTGTGAATTGACTGAGATCTTGTGCAATAAATTTTTGGCTGAGATCTTGTGCTAAATTGTGAATTATAATCTTGTGCTAACCACAGAGAATCACGGAGATAAGTGCCACTAAATTGTTCGGCTAAGATATTGTGATATAAATTGAGAATCGGCTGAGATCTTGTGTTACAAATTGTGAATTGGCTGAAACCCCCTCCCACTAAATTGAATTGGCTGAGATCTTGTGCCACAAATTGTAAGGTCAGGTTTGTCCCAGGGAAATTTTTTGGCTGATCTTGTGCCACAGATTGTAAACTGCTGAGATCTTGTGCCCTGTGACTAATATTGAGGTCAGAAGCCTAATTAACCTGAGATTCAACTTTCAAAAGGTTATATTAAATTGGCATTCAGTGGCACCGGATATAATGGTGATATACTGCTAATTATTATTGAACGACACGGGTTATAAAGGTGTATAACCACAGAATCACGGAGTAAGGAAATAATGGTTGTGCAAACTGGATTTCGTTGCAATATAATTGATTTACAGAGTGGGAAACCTATATCAGGTCAGTTGTTAGTTCCAGGTAAGGTCAGGTTACGGggagatttttttataatcagagcTGAAATGACCCATACCCTGTTACTATTGACTTAGAGAATACAACAACTAACTTTCAAAtaggttatatattattattattattattattattattattattattattattattattattattatataaaacggATGTTGCCATAATAGTTGGCAGGATATGTAGTTGCTAGTTCAATGAATGTTTGTTCAGGCTGAGAATGTGCACGGATACAACcttatcattattacaaatacatacatatatatatttatatatatatatatatatatatatatatatatatatatatatatatttatatatatatatacatatacatatatgtattgtaattgTCTACAGAAATTTGACCTTCGTCTCCCTACAACGACGACATTAAAGAGGCCTTGAAGTGAGTTCCATAGTTCACGAAGGCGTTGCAAAATAGTTTCCCCTTCCAGATTCACCGTCTAAGAGACCTCTGAATTTATTGGACAATGACCTTTTAGTATAAGGCTTCATTTGGACATTTGACAAATGCTGTTATTCACACTGTTACGTCTAAGTTTGTTTGTTGATGGTGTCAAGGATTTCTCACATATAAAgatcgcgtctctctctctctctctctctctctctctctctctctctctctctctctctctcacacacacacacacacacacacacacattctgtaaGTTTCTTTGAACGTTGGTGTCGTACCTGTTGGTTAGTTGACTTATGTGGATCATAACTgaaactggaaagagagagagagagagagaagagagaaggaagagagagaggagagactatTGTGAAGAAGACAATTGTGTGCCTGCCacaacaatcataagaaaaatggaTGCTTCTTCGATAAAGTAATCTCTCCTTTTTTACTtgcttccccatctctctctctctctctctctctctctctctctctctctctctctctctctctctctctctctcttaaatttagAAACTGACCACGACCAATAGCGTTGCCCAATCATTTTGTCTCCAATGCCATTCAAGTAATCGTCATCCCCATTTGCTATAAAAGTACAGCAGCAATTACGCCAATCTCTTCCCATAATTCCTCACGCGCCACCGATTTCGCCAAATGCGGTTTATTTAAAAGTTAGAATTCcgctattttgttttgtttcatttttatttttctttcttttttatctcgcGTACTTTTTACAACCAAAGATTCATCTCATTGTTCTTTCAATGTATTTGctagaaatatatttgtttttttttgttcgctTACGTTACAAACTAAAGATTGTCTCTAttgtttttttcaatatatttgctagaaatatatttgttttattttttttttatctcgcgtACATTTACAAGCAAAGATTCGCCTCCTTGTTCTTTCAATGTTTTACTAgagatatatttacttttgtggatatgtttattgaaatgtatttgaCCCTCTAAATGTATTTCCAAAAAATGTAGTTacttctataaatatatgtactaaaaatatattttcttttgtaaatataatcacGAAAACTATATTTACTTCTAGAAATATATTTGCTATGATATATtcgcttttataaatatatttaataaaaatatgcatacttCTATAAATATACCTGCTAAAAATTTATTGCcctcaataaatatatttactaaaatcatatttaactctataaatatatcttctaaaaaatgcatttacttctaaaaatatacctgctaaaatatatttccatatataaatatatctaataaatatatttgcttctgcaaatatatatacctactaaaatatatttccatatatctaataacatatatttgcttctataaatatatttgtaaaaatgtatttacttcTCTAGATACGTTTACTAATGATAGATTTAAACCTTGTAATATCATTTGGTAGAAAAGGATGGTCATTGTtacttatcatttatatatagagatatagatatttatatatataaatatatatatatatatatatatatatatatatagatagatagatagatatatatagatatataaatatatatatgtgtgtgtgtgagtctccgtacttaaacacacacacacacacacacacacacacacacacacgcaaaagctAAAGGTGAGGGCCTTGGTGATACTATGATGCGTTTTTATTGCCCTCAAGTTGCTTGTTTTATGATGACCAACTGACCATACACCTAAGGCgtactttctctgtctgtctatctatctatctgtctatctatctatctatccatctattgtctgtttatctgtttgtttatctatctacctgtctgtctatctatttatctatttatatatatttctatctatctatctatctatctatctatttatctatctatctatctatctatctatctatttatccatctatctatctgtttatccatttatctatctatatatccatttatctgtctgtctgtctatctttctatataattatctattcatccatctatctatctatctatctaattatccatcaatctatctctctatctatctatctatctatctgtctatctatctatctatctatctatctgtctatctgtctatctatctatttatctatctatccaaacagatagatagatgaaaataagaaaacaactaATTAAAATATTTCTGGTACAAATCGACCACGCCTCTTTGGTATATCATAAATCttcaacagaaatttaaaaatttatacaattaattacatacatTGATCTTATGAAGTCACTACAACACTCTGCGTACTGAACGGTTCTTGAAATTCATTTTCTAGTATGTGATTCCGCTTATAACCATCGAGATGCTATAATATCATTACTGCAATGTAGCAGATGACGTGTGCGCTTACGCCCttttatcagaagatgaaatttcTGATCGAGTGAACGAtagtaaaaggaaatatgaaatctaagataatattaagaattttttttccatgcaatatctctctctctctctctctctctctctctctctctctctctctctctctctctctctctctctctctctagagcagctgacctgaaaattttaaatattcatgaaacaataaataagtgATCAGCTgttatgtatacatgaatacatacacatgcgtatatatatgtgtgtgtgtgtgtagaaatcaAATCGCTAAGAAGTCGAAAACTTTTCGGTTTACTGGTGACATACTTTCATTTCTGAAGTGTTTATAGTCACGTCTTGGATTCAAGACTACGttccaattttctttcttttttcttgtctcAAGTCGTTGCTAAGCTATAACGCACCAGAGGTATTCTGCAAAGTGCCacttattattctcttttcttcttcttaatttcttcttttggcGAGGCGCGGCAAGGCGAGTGGCCACGAAAACGCGATTAGTTCCGGATCAAGAACGGTAAAGCCAGTGTTTTACAGCTCCTCCCAATTTACCTTTCACTGATTCTGTCACTTCTTCAGAGTTCTGCgatggactgtaggcattaccaacgcttctttgcagcgttccttcagcccctagctgcaacccctttcgttccttttactgtacctccattctgtcttccatcttcctatccaccctctcctaacaattatttcataatgcaactgcgaggtttacctcctgttgcaccttccaaacctacctactctcaattttctttccagcgctgagtgacctcgtaggtcccagtgctcggctttggcctaaactctatattccattctgttcacTTTCATCACTGCTATATTTTAGCTTTCGTGTGTCATTAATCTATTACGGAAATAGTTTCCAGATCTGTTGATAGCATTTTCTTCAAGGAAAATGCTGGGTTAAATAATATATAGCTAAAAAGAACACCAgatatattttcttcaagaaaaactATGACGATGATAGATGCTCCAATCACTTTGGTGGTTACATTTCCTTAAGAAGAACAAAACTGAAAGTAATTGCTCCAGTCACATTGGTGGATTATTACCAACGATAACAAGCAGTATCTAGAAAAGCAATGTGaaagtcttttcttcttcttcttcttcttcttcttcttcttcttcttggtagtCCGTCGTGGTCCAACGATGACGAATCTGTGTATCCAGCGATGTGAACGTCCGTGGTTCCGCAACCAGAAGCTGGGGGCCACACAGCCGTCCGCAGGTGTCACATCTGCGTGGTCTGTGGACTGCATTGCTTGGGGTACTGCTCTATGGCGCCCGTCTCTTACATCAGCGAGACGGCGTCTCCAACCCGCTTCAAATGCGGCAGTTGCTGTTCGGGTGAGGGATCTCCaaagttttctgtctttttctgtgaAAGTATTGTCTGAATAACAAGAATAACAGTTATTTTGACACATGAGTTTGCTTTAGAAGCATATAACGAAAGCAATAACTTAAGTTATAGGGGTGGATTGGGCGTTATTGacagcaaaaataacaatgaattatCTCGCTATTCTCCAAGTGGGGTGTGTTAGGAATGTCAGTTTGGgagagaaaacttatttttttcacaatcAAACgaattcagtggttcttaaccagcaatatatttttatataggcatgttattttttctgcaaaatataataataaaatttaaaaaataaataattattattatcaataataaaaattattttcttttttatttcagcaattcagggggtgcgagaactgactgctgatttgaaaggggtgcatacattgaaaaaggttaagaaccactgaactaATTCATGATTGCGTTGACTGTTGCGTAAGTCACTTTTGATTAACTTTGAAAAGTCTCTTTTCTCCcgtctctcccaaaatctaattaaTGGTTACTATCCACGAGGCGCCACTTTATCGATGAAACTTGCTGAAAAATTCCACAGACTATTTCGTGCGCAAAATTGCTAAcagacaaaacaagtaaaaaatgcgccgaagtttctccggtgcaatcaagctttctgtacactaaataatgctgtatgaaactctcagcttaGGCCTATGAAtctctcacccgcggcccatgaaactttcagccacggcccggtggtggtctgtgttgttggcacctatagcagggCCAGACTCAcaatgatggctaactttaaccttaaataaaatcaaaactactgaggctagagggctgcaatttgatgactggagggtggatgatcatcataccaaactgcagccctctaacctcagtggtttttaagatctgagggcggacagaaaaagtgtggacggacagacaaatagccatctcaacagtaaaagaaagttattttggtCTAGGGAAATAACACaggtaaatttcaataaaactggGTATACAGAATAACAAAGCTTTATTAAAGAAATGACTGAACCAGCAACCACCTCCAACTTAATGGTAacctggaaagagagaaaagaggaatagTATAAGACCAGTACAAGTAATTAAGATCCCTATTAATTCCGGACATagaatcataaaataataagtaaaacggCTATAGTAAGTTTcagaaaatatcattatactcaacTAGTGAAGAGAAGCAGCTGatgaaaaaagtattatttaGGTCAAGTAGTAAGAATATAGCCAGAGAAAACATGGAACCTTTTGTCTTAATaagaaaacttgattaagaaaagtcagctgaaaattatatatttccttaatgATACTCACCATAACCGTAACCTCCGTGTCCACCACCATGTCCTTTGCCGTATCCTCCTCCATGTCCTTTGCCATATCCTCCACCATGTCCTTTGCCATACCCTCCACTATGGCCATAACCACCTCCATGACCTTTGCCATACCCTCCACTATGGCCATAACCTCCTCCATGACCTTTGCCATACCCTCCACTATGGCCATAACCTCCTCCATGACCTTTGCCATACCCTCCACTATGGCCATAACCTCCTCCATGACCTTTGCCATAACCTCCACTATGGCCATAACCTCCTCCATGACCTTTgccatatcctcctcctcctccatgtccCTTGCCATATCCTCCAACATGGCCATAGCCTCCTCCATGTCCTTTGCCATATCCTCCAACATGGCCATAGCCTCCTCCATGTCCTTGCCATATCCTCCCAACATGGCCATAGCCTCCCTCCATGTCCTTGCCATATCCTCCAACATGGCCATAGCCTCCTCCATGTCCTTTGCCATATCCTCCAACATGGCCATAGCCTCCTCCATGTCCTTTGCCATATCCTCCAACATGGCCATAGCCTCCTCCATGTCCTTTGCCATATCCTCCAACATGGCCATAGCCTCCTCCATGCCCTTTACCGTATCCTCCACTATGTCCTTTAGCGTATCCTCCACTATGTCCTTTGCCATAGCCTCCTCCATATCCTCCACCGTGTCCTCCACCATGACCATAACCACTTCCATGGCCTTTGTTGTATCCATCATCGTGGCCTTTGCCGTAGCCAACATCATGGCCATAATCGCCGT
This genomic stretch from Macrobrachium rosenbergii isolate ZJJX-2024 chromosome 23, ASM4041242v1, whole genome shotgun sequence harbors:
- the LOC136851065 gene encoding uncharacterized protein, with the protein product MAFSLRMAVWALALILTAVATVAEPDYGHSSYGDHGGHGGYGHGDYGHDVGYGKGHDDGYNKGHGSGYGHGGGHGGGYGGGYGKGHSGGYAKGHSGGYGKGHGGGYGHVGGYGKGHGGGYGHVGGYGKGHGGGYGHVGGYGKGHGGGYGHVGGYGKDMEGGYGHVGRIWQGHGGGYGHVGGYGKGHGGGYGHVGGYGKGHGGGGGYGKGHGGGYGHSGGYGKGHGGGYGHSGGYGKGHGGGYGHSGGYGKGHGGGYGHSGGYGKGHGGGYGHSGGYGKGHGGGYGKGHGGGYGKGHGGGHGGYGYDNTFTEKDRKLWRSLTRTATAAFEAGWRRRLADVRDGRHRAVPQAMQSTDHADVTPADGCVAPSFWLRNHGRSHRWIHRFVIVGPRRTTKKKKKKKKKKKKKRLSHCFSRYCLLSLVIIHQCDWSNYFQFCSS